The region TTTAAAGCGTGGATGGTATAATCATCCAATCGGAGACCTAGTTTATAAGCTAGTAGCCAATCGTAGCAAAGGAGGCGGGATTTGTTCCAATGCGGGTAGGCTAATCGGGTCTGACACGTTTGTGTCAAAACGGAAGTTGTGATggttttacttcctgttttaaaaGGCAGGCGGAGGAAAGTGAGCACAGCAGCGCCACATACTGAGGCGGATATCCTTCATCACTGGGACTAAGGGGTCAAAACCTGCTCCGGTATGGAAATGAAATGTGGGAaggtacacagacacacacacacacattatacatatatacatatatacatagatacatacatatatacacacacacgctactgTGCAAAAATTTTTAGGCACAGACAAATAAGTGCTGTAGAgaaaagatgccttcaaaataatgaaattaaatgtttctacataaaaaaaaaaatacagtaaagagcagtaaacagtaataaatgaaaaagtaaatatttggtgtgacaaaaaaaaataaaaatagtagcctcaggtagaattagtgcagttttataaagaaatgagctgtaagtgttattgagcatcttgcagaaccagacacggttcttctggagactttgcagcaaaatccaggaGCCTTCATTGTggtttgtctgaaaagtgtctcttaccacttaatattctgctttctttaccAACATACAAAATTGTTTCCAtagcatttaattttgtgctggaaagctaatgtttgggaatctaaaatgtttttgtactgactcgataatgtagacgacataaaataaaaatacatttgcacttttgcacacactcacatacacacacacacacagagagagagagagagagagagagagagagagagagagagagagagagagagagagagaatcactCCGCTTATCTGTGTTCACCACGtaaaattccaattctagcAGCAGTTCCACTGAAAACATTATGACAGTAGggttagtgacatcatcaccaGTGGACATAGCACATGGtacatttttcatgaatataacttCTGTCTTAAAATGAATGCTGATTGATGAACAAGTTATCAGTGGGTGTGGCTTTTTTTAGATGCGCTATTGAGATAGCTGTATGTGCAGCAATTTTTCAAGttgcactcacacacaatctTTTTGAAGTATTTTGAAGTCTTATGTATTTGTAGTTTGCTCTACAGTAGTTTTCTCTACTCAtcttcatatttattcattcattcattcatcttcagacaGTCCGTACAGAATTTCACAGTTTTTCTTGTGACTGTTGTGGTCAAAAATTACTGCGGCTTTGttaaaaatttgcgatgcaacttgcagagtttgctgttcttttatttgtggaaaactacttgaattggtgaattTGCAAGTGaacaatttttttatatatacagtatctcacaaaagtgagtacacccctcacatttttgtaaatatttgattatatcctttcatgtgacaacactgaagaaatgacactttgctacaatgtaaagtagtgagtgtacagcttgtgtaacagtgtaaatttgctgtcccctcaaaataactcaacacacagccattaatgtctaaaccactggcaacaaaagtgagtatacccctaagtgtaaatgtccaaattgagcccaattagccattttccctccccggtgtcatgtgacttgttagtgttacaaggtctcaggtgtgaatggggagcaggtgtgttaaatttggtgtcatcgctctcacactccctcatactggtcactggaagttcaacatggcacctcatagCAAAGAActttctgaggatctgaaaaaaagaattgttgctctacataaagacgGCCTAGggtataagaagattgccaggaccctgacactgagctgcagcacggtggccaacaccatacagcggtttaataggacaggttccactcagaacaggccttgccatggtcgaccaaagaagttgactgcacgtgctcagcgtaatatccagaggttgtctttgggaaatagacgtatgagtgctgccagcactgctacagaggttgaaggggtgaggggtcagcttgtcagtgctcagaccatacaccacATAccgcatcaaattggtctgcatggctgtcgtcccagaaggaagcctcttctaaagatgatgcacaagaaagtctgcaaacagtttgctgaagacaagcagactaaggacacggattactggaaccatgtcctgtgatctgatgagaccaagataaacttatttggttcagatggtgtcaagtacAAAgacttgcctacagtcaagcatggtggtgggagtgtcatggtctggggctgcatgagtgctgccggcactggggagctacagttcattgagggaaccatggatgccaacatgtactgtgacatactgaagcagagcatgatccctgcatgtattccagcatgataatgaccccaaacacacctccgagatgaccactgccttgctaaagaagctgagggtgaaggtgatggactggccaagcatgtctccagacctaaaacCTACTGAGCATCtatggggcatcctcaaacggaaggtggaggagcacaaggtctctaacatccaccagctccgtgatgtcgtcatggaggactGGAataggactccagtggcaacctgtgaagctctggtgaactccatgcccaagagggttaaggcagtgctggaaaataatggtggccacacaaaatattgacactttgggcccaattttgacattttcacttaggggtatactcacttttgttgccagcagtttagacattaatggctgtgtgttgagttattttgaggggacagcaaatttacactgttacacaagctgtacactcactactttacattgtagcaaagtcatttcttcagtgttgtcacatgaaaagatataatcaaatatttacaaaaatgtgagagatgtactcacttttgtgagatactgtatatatgtggtCCATTCgctgaacaaaaataaacaattaatttCCCATATTGAGGCCAAAATTTCAGTCATTCGATATAAATTACTTATTTACATAACTTGTATAAAAGCACTCACAATCATGGTGTTTTATTGAATATCAGCACGGCTGCGATTACCCGCAACAACGGTGATCAGCGATCGGTCATCGGGAAGCAACAGTGATCCGCTATTGGTCATTGTGAAGAGTGGGGAGCAGCGATTGGTCGGTGGGAGCAATGATTAGCAGTTGGACATTGGAAACAAACGGTGAGGTGATTCACACTCCAGCAACGAATGCTTTATACAAGTTAAAATCTCATAATTACCATAACTCCAACATGACGTGAATAAACTATAGTGAAACAGGATGCCATAGATTGGTGGTACATAAAGCTACTTctagttaaataaatacaatattacTAATATTCTACTACTATGTTTACATTTGCTACTTGTTTACGCTCAATTAAAGAGAACAGTCAAACAGGATATAACTCTAAAATAGGAAATATAATAAGTTTCATAATGGTGGGCTGTGATttcaccactgtaacaaaatataaaattgcGGACCCCCTTGATATGCTTGATATAACCTCGAGGACACTTACTCTGTGAACCACAATCTACATCAGAAACAGATCCTCATACTAGTATAAATAGGTCAGGGTCCAAGAGTACGATCAAGCTAAATCAAGCTGGGGTGGTGCAAATAAAACAGTACTAGAATACTACATAACAGCAATACgatcaaatatttattaataaaatattgtatAGGTTTAGTGACatataaatgaatttttaaacacaacacaaataagagagaaacacactgttATTGACatgcttttttggaattggcaaaattgcaattgcgcAAAATTgcttcgcagtgatgtttgttggtaaatgaaacctttcagctgtactcatgttggACACACGTCACATGACAAGTGCTGGCCcagatctgcagaaaatctgctgtgtttttgaaaaatcgcaagctcctccgaatattgcggagtttgcttgattctgcgttcatttcatttcatgttaaGATCattggtggtttttttttatcatattgGAATATggatttgggacagcatggtGGTGTTGCAGGTTGTGGGTCGCACCtggggtttgatcctgagctcgggttactgtctctgggggtttcctccagttctccggtttcctcttaCCTCCAAAAAAGCACATCAGTAGGTGGACTGGACAGAGTAAATTGCCTCTAGCAGTACGAGTGAATGTGATGATGGCCGCTTTTGAAACACTGCTTCATGAAGCAGGGTGGGGGGTATGAAATATTGAAAAAGGAATTCACATTTTAGCTTTTAGAGATACCAAGTTGAGAGAACAGAGGAATTGTTCTAGGACTGACAGGTACTCCTGAGGATGGGCGCGTAGATGCCCGGCATGGACAGACTCCTCCCACTTCTTAACCGTCACAGGAATACCCCGCCATTTCCAGTGTTCCAGCACCTTCTGTATGGCCTCCGGGTCACACAGGATATCGTTGCCACAGAAGAAGTAAAGCGCAGGACAGGTCAGAGGCGTGTTCCAGAACACGTCAATACTCACGTTGAAGTAGTCCTTCGTCTGCCGTTTGAACATGTGGAAGTAAAGGAGGCTGGTGCATGTCATCAGGTGCTCAAAACGAGGGGTCATGGTCTTACTCAGACCTGGAGTGCAACAAAAGCGCATAAATGATTCAAATCAAATCAGGTCAAAATGTTAACAGATAATGTGAATGTAGTCGTTATGTTTTGGCTGAATCCAAAATGTCTCTCTATTAGCCCTATAGTGCACTATTTAAGTTCTAGAAAGACACGGTTATACCCAACGTAGTGAGTGAATATGGTGAATAAACAGCCATTTGAGATGTAGCCTGTGTATCAAatgatttcacatttcacattttaaaaacattctgTATGACAAGGAATTGAACGTGGCAGTTTTTATATGGATCCCTGGTCATGTAATAAATATGAATCTAAGCATTATTACTGTAGGTAAATGCTAATACTTATTTTGTTTGTGCCAGTATAAACATGATatgttcattaatatttaaatatactcTTTACTCATGTGCCAAGGTTTCCACATCAAGCAAAAGTTAAGTTCAAAACTTTtaaggttttttctttttttttagtatttttcaaagtatttttttctttcagaaatgacaaaattcacataaaaGCCCATTAATTACTGATATAAACCATCATACACAAAGTCTCTTTACACACCTATAGCCATGTGCTCCAGCGAGCCGACAACCAGACTATCGTAGATCTGCCCTCTAACT is a window of Ictalurus punctatus breed USDA103 chromosome 4, Coco_2.0, whole genome shotgun sequence DNA encoding:
- the si:dkey-5i3.5 gene encoding transmembrane protein 53 isoform X3, with amino-acid sequence MSLGDGPLKGITIQHLSKGITFYVNESTVKLVDNGQAKPLLLMLPWLGSRPQAQAKYCNIYLRTGFDVLVVESNVSTFLWPRWGLEQGSQVLQLLESESFSKRPLVVHAFSIGGYTFAQLLVHMAKDTQRYHGLINRVRGQIYDSLVVGSLEHMAIGLSKTMTPRFEHLMTCTSLLYFHMFKRQTKDYFNVSIDVFWNTPLTCPALYFFCGNDILCDPEAIQKVLEHWKWRGIPVTVKKWEESVHAGHLRAHPQEYLSVLEQFLCSLNLVSLKAKM